DNA sequence from the Maridesulfovibrio frigidus DSM 17176 genome:
GTTTATTCGTACGGTTGTTTCGGCAAATGGTGAAACAGCATTACAACCTCTTGTAATTACCGGAACCGTTGCTGCTAACGAAGGATTGTCCACTGAATTTATAAAATATTGCATCGAAAAATATGAAATGATTCTTGGTCCGGAAACTCTCGGCACGGCTTTTTCTATGGCCGGAGAATTGGCCCGAATCGATTTTGATCCGCAACTGATAGAAAAAATAGTCAATGCCGGACTTGATAGCGGCTCTCTGAACGGTAGCTGGAAAAATATTTCAAGAGTCGCTGTTGTTGTTAGGTTAAAAGGTGTCTCCGATTCTTATTTTTGCACTTCAGTTATTGAAGTTCTTAAGCAAGAAGGGTCACTAGCTGACCTGATGGTTAAAATGGGTTTCACTGAAAGAAATAGAAAATAAACAAATTAATGTGACCTATAAGCAGATCTGAACGTATATTATAATGAGTGCTCATTATAGCAAAATCATTAATGGAGACGTTAAATGAAATCAGTCAAGATTGTTGCAACAGCCTTAACCTTAGTAACTATGCTGTGTTCATGTACCAGCTATATGACAGGCTCCTACTATTTGAAAAACAGACAATATGACAGTTGTATAGATGAAATGAAGAAATCTTTCGGGGAAGATTCTCAAGATGCCGATGCAGCTTACTTCCTGGGCAGGTGCTATTTGGCTGACGGAAAAGCTCAAAAATCACTTCCTACATTTAAGACGGCTGTTCAGCTTGAGCCGGATAATGCGGAATACAACTTTTGGTTAGGAATTAATCATTGGGCTCTGGCGGATTTTGAAAGTGAATTCAAGTCTTATAGTAAGGTCATTGAAATTGAACCTGATCATATCTCAGCAACACTTTATCTTGGCCACAGTTATTTTGATCAATCCAAATGGAACGAAGCTGTATCCTGTTATGATAAGGTAATTAAAAAAGATCCATATAACCCGGAAGCTCTTTTTAACAGAGCTGAAGCGAAGTGGCAGCTTGGCGAACGCAAGGAGCTGACAGAGGAATGGAAAAAATATCTGGAATATTATCCTGATGGAGTCAGGGGGATGCGTGCAGTTCTTCGTCTAAATGCACTGGGGGATTTCTCCTATCGCAATTACCTTCTGGGACAGCGAGTTCTGACATTAAAAACTCCTGAGTTCAAAAAAGGTAAAGCCGATATAAGTTATAAATCCATGGGGTCCACATCCGTAATTGCCGCGATCATGGATAATAATAAGGATCTCAA
Encoded proteins:
- a CDS encoding tetratricopeptide repeat protein, whose translation is MKSVKIVATALTLVTMLCSCTSYMTGSYYLKNRQYDSCIDEMKKSFGEDSQDADAAYFLGRCYLADGKAQKSLPTFKTAVQLEPDNAEYNFWLGINHWALADFESEFKSYSKVIEIEPDHISATLYLGHSYFDQSKWNEAVSCYDKVIKKDPYNPEALFNRAEAKWQLGERKELTEEWKKYLEYYPDGVRGMRAVLRLNALGDFSYRNYLLGQRVLTLKTPEFKKGKADISYKSMGSTSVIAAIMDNNKDLKINVISFVKGDKKLANMRSIEIRRQIQAVHANIDSNRILLSWFDTPDKVETSEGLKLIDETVLFITEVK